The genomic segment TATTCCAAATATACTTTTTTTGCCTGTATAAACTTCCAGCATAATTTCTACCTGAATTTCTAACTCTATATAACTCCCCTTAAGTATCATCGCTAAACCTGTGATAACATGGTTCATTCCTATAACAGGCATAATGTCTTTTGATTCATGGTTTTCTATATTTATAATCCACTTATTTAAATTTTCTAAATTACCAGTTATTCCATCAATATATCCTATAGCTATCTGTGATCCGTTAAGAAAGATTGGAATATTAAGATTTTCATACTCTTTAATCAGATTATAGAAATTATTTTTAATCTCATTTTTATAATCTTTATTAACACAAATCCTTGTTAAGAGAAATAATGAGCAAATTATTATGCTTGTCTGTTTTTTGGTTTTAGCCTTATGAAATGCCTTATAAGCAAATAATTCTCCATTTTCAATGTCACCTGTTTCATAAAAATATTCGGCCATCATAAGGTAATTTGCACCTGTTGCTCCACCATTTGATATATGAATAAAATAATTTATTCCTTGTTGAAAAAATTCCACTAACTCTTTCAAATTACCTGTTTTCCTGTGAAATAAATATAAAAAATGAGGTGATCCAAAAGTTGCTGGCATTTTATTATTTGCTATTCTTGATACTCCTCCATTAAAAAGCTCATAAGCTTTTTTATGGCACTCTATCATTCTCCTAACATTATAAAATACTAATATGCTTTCTAAAAATGCAATTTCACCTAATATCTGATTTTTCTCTTTAAGATTTTTATCTTCTTTATATACAGCTTTAGCCTCATATAATAACTTGGCACCTGCTATTGGATTTCCATAAAGAATATAAAAAAATAAGTAAGTTAGATAAGCTATGGGTCTTTTTATCTTCTCACTGATAATAAGCTCATTAAACACTGGTTTTATAATTCCTTTATATAAATTGGTAAGATCTATTGTATAATTTCTCTCTATTAAATCTAATATACGCGCGTAATTTTTTGCTTTATAGTAGTATTCCATTGCATATATATCATTAAAATTTTTAGCATACCAATCACCACAGATACTATTTATTTTTTTTAAATCTACATTGGATAATGCTAATTCTTCTTCTAATGCATTTTTAAGAATTGAATGTAGTCTATATATTTTTTCCTTTTTGTCATATCTTATAAAGCAATTATTAGAACATACTCTTCTAATTATCTCCTTAGATCTTTCATCTTCTGTAATATACACAGCTTGCTCAATCGTAAAATTCTCAACCAATGAGAGCTTTAATAAAATCTGCTTGGTAACTTCATCAAATTTATCATATACAGCTACTTTAATTAACTCTGTTGCTTTTGGTATATTATCAAATGTATTTTGACTGTAATATTGAATTAATGCAAGATACATAGCTGAAGTCCATCCACCAGTATATTCGTATAGTTCTTTTTTTTCTGCTTCCGTCAATATAATTCCATTAATCTTAAAGAACTCTATCGTTTCGTCAAAGGTAAATGCAATATCCTCTTGACGCATTATCATACATTTTTGCTTTAGTTCAAATTCAACATACTCATTTGCCGGCTTTTTTCTACTTATTATAACTATGTGCAAATTACTTATATCTTCCAATATTATAGCTTTTATTAAATGATTAATATAAACTATTTTTTCATCATCCCAATCATCAATAATTATTATGGTTTCTTGCCTTATCTCATTTCTAATCATATCTACTATCTTATAAACATCTTTATTATTATTAGGAACCCCGTATGCATATAACATTTCACCTAATTTGAAATTGATATTTTTAATCAAATCACAAAATTTTTTCCATATCCACATATCATCAATCTCATCATTTGTTATATCAAGCCAAATTGTTTGCACTCGTTTATTCTTCTCTATAAAATTTCTAACTGCAATGGATTTTCCGTAACCCATAGATGCTGATATAAAATATACAGGTACTCGAAAAACTTCTAGCAATAGCTTATTAATACGCTTTCTATATAGCAATTTAGGTCTAAAAATTTCATTTTTCATATATAAATACCCCTTCATTTAAGCAAATGTATGTGAAAACTACATTAGAATATTTTATCATACTTAAAATTCCATTTCAAATTTAGCCTTTATTGTTAAAATTATACTAAAACCCAAATAAGAATCTGCTTAGTAAACTGTGCATTTCTAATGCTTTTTAAAGTTATAAGTAGATTTAACTTCATTATAATTTCCCAACGAAAAATAAAGTTCCAAGCACTTAAACTTGGAACTTTATTAACGCTATATTA from the Clostridium beijerinckii genome contains:
- a CDS encoding response regulator transcription factor → MKNEIFRPKLLYRKRINKLLLEVFRVPVYFISASMGYGKSIAVRNFIEKNKRVQTIWLDITNDEIDDMWIWKKFCDLIKNINFKLGEMLYAYGVPNNNKDVYKIVDMIRNEIRQETIIIIDDWDDEKIVYINHLIKAIILEDISNLHIVIISRKKPANEYVEFELKQKCMIMRQEDIAFTFDETIEFFKINGIILTEAEKKELYEYTGGWTSAMYLALIQYYSQNTFDNIPKATELIKVAVYDKFDEVTKQILLKLSLVENFTIEQAVYITEDERSKEIIRRVCSNNCFIRYDKKEKIYRLHSILKNALEEELALSNVDLKKINSICGDWYAKNFNDIYAMEYYYKAKNYARILDLIERNYTIDLTNLYKGIIKPVFNELIISEKIKRPIAYLTYLFFYILYGNPIAGAKLLYEAKAVYKEDKNLKEKNQILGEIAFLESILVFYNVRRMIECHKKAYELFNGGVSRIANNKMPATFGSPHFLYLFHRKTGNLKELVEFFQQGINYFIHISNGGATGANYLMMAEYFYETGDIENGELFAYKAFHKAKTKKQTSIIICSLFLLTRICVNKDYKNEIKNNFYNLIKEYENLNIPIFLNGSQIAIGYIDGITGNLENLNKWIINIENHESKDIMPVIGMNHVITGLAMILKGSYIELEIQVEIMLEVYTGKKSIFGIIYAYTFDSIAKYKLYGSEIAKKSLLKAIELAEKDHIVMCFVELAPHILPLLESIRNESEYVKCLITKCKEYNQIYVKRYCNLEKIELTPREIEIMKLVHHGYKQAEISDKLNIALVTVKKHIASVYCKLNVRNKTIAINQLKEKGII